The following nucleotide sequence is from Ailuropoda melanoleuca isolate Jingjing chromosome 12, ASM200744v2, whole genome shotgun sequence.
TGTCCTCCTTATCCTCTAGTTTGCAGCTCAGATGCCCTCTCCTCCCTGAAGTCCCCTACCCCAATTCCCCCTGGGCTCCAGTACCAGCCCTGACCGTGTCGGGTCATCACTATCTGGGGATGGGTCTGTCTCCTCCCCTGAACTGCCTTGGTCACCGCTGTGTCCTCAGTACCACCCAACACAGGGCCGGGCACGGGGGAGATTTTGTCGAATGAGACTGTTTGTTCAATGCCATTTGTTcgataaatattcactgaacgCCAActctgttccaggtgctggggatacagcagcgAACAAATTCAGAGGTCTCTGATTCTGTGGAGCTTACGTGCGAGTGGAATCAGGCAGTAAACCCAGAAACCCAATGAATGGACAATGTCCGGCCAGGCAGCAGTGAATGCTATGTAGGAAATTACAACAAGGATAGAGCAAGACTCACATGACGGGAGCGGGGAGGGAGTTAGTCATAAGAAGGGAGGGCAGACGGGGAAGCCTTCCCAAGCATGTTGACCAAAGCCTTGAAGGAGGTAGGGAGCGAGCCAAGTGGGAGGGGGGCGAGGAAGGAGGGGTTTCCAGGAAGACGGAACAgtacgtgcaaaggccctgaggtaggagcaAGGAGGCCAGCGTGAAGTGCAATGGATGATGGgaagggagtggaagaggaggccagagaggaaAAGCAGTGTGGATGGGATGGCTGTGGACCTCAGTGGAGTCCCGGCTGGCTTGTGTGCACCAGTGGGCGATGATACAATGTGATGGGTGCTGGGACGTGGATGAAGGGGTGACAGGACACAGGAGACAGGGAGATGGGGAAATAGAATAATAGATGCATGGCCGCAGGGGAATGACTCTCCTTGCCATCcggcctcccccactcccccttgcacCAGAATGACCCAGCCTGGAGGACTCTCCCGGACTCGAGAGCTAACTCATCAGAGAGCCCATAAGCCAGTGACTCCTGGCCAAGGAGACAGGATGGGAGGCAGGGCAAGGGCAACAACCCCCCCCCNNNNNNNNNNNNNNNNNNNNNNNNNNNNNNNNNNNNNNNNNNNNNNNNNNNNNNNNNNNNNNNNNNNNNNNNNNNNNNNNNNNNNNNNNNNNNNNNNNNNNNNNNNNNNNNNNNNNNNNNNNNNNNCCCCCCCCCGCGCACGCTGCTCACCCGCACCAGCCGGGCCCTCTTGACCAGGTCGTTGAGCTTGCGAAGCGCGGCGTGGCGCGGCAGGCCCTGGATGTCGCGGAAGAGGTCCTGCTCCTCCAGCTCGAAGAGGCGCCGGTTGTCGGGCACCAGGAGGGGCTGGGACCAGAAGGAGCCGATGTAGACACGCAGCACCTCGGGGGTGCCTACCACCTTGCCCAGCGCCCACATGAGCGCCCCGTAGACGCGCATCAGCTGCTGGGTCTCCACCATGTCCGCCTTGTTGAGCACCACGCGGATCTTGTCCTCGTGGCCGCGCAGGGCGCCGATGGCCTCGGAGAACTCGTCGGAGATCTCCAGCTTGTGCGCATCGAACAGCAGGACGATGAGGTCCACGCGCTCCGCAAACCAGCGCAGCACCGCCGGGAAGTCGTAGCCTGGGGGTACGCAGTGGAAACCCCGTGAAGGGCAGAGGTcagccccccaccctccagcctttCGCAAGCATCCATTCCTTCGGATGGAGAGCGGACTGTACAGACGTTCAGGTTGTTGACTTTCGAAACCCTTCTCTGTGCGAAACAGCCAAGGCCCCAAGAGTATCCCATGGCTGTGGCTCCCCCAGGCCCCAGAATTGCCCCATCACTCTGGCCCCCGGCCCTCAGGCCATCTGGCCACAGAGGCCAATCACCCGCCCCCTTCTCATTCATTCCTTAGGCAGATATTAGTGGCGTGCACGAGTCCAGATGTACAGGTTGTTAAAATACTGAAGTGCTTCTTAGCAGAGTCTCTATGCATCTatgaacccccccacccctggatcTCCCAAGTGCCTCCatcaccccagcccctccctagGACTTGAGGATCGCCCCACAATCCGGCAACTAAAGAGTTCACGCTGGCTCTGGCTTTCCTCTTGCCAAagcagatggtaaatattttgagtttatttaacaatatttacagagcgtcttctgtgtgccaggccctatcCTGGGCACCCAGAAATACCGCAGAGAACTCAGAGACAAGTCTTGCCTTTCATGGAACACCTTTCTCAACAACTGGCTTCATTCATTCGTTCCTtcctcattcactcattcgttcaCACCCTTTGCTTTTGCTGCTCACTCATGCATTCAACAAGCGATGCttaggagagcagagagagctgggggagggagcacGCACTGGCTCGGTGGTCGGGAAGTcccgggtttgaatcctgcctctgccccctcttagctatgtgaccttaagcaagtaggaaacctctctgaacttgtttccttttttgtaaaacGGAGGTCATAACGGAATGTGACCTGGAGGGCTGTCGTGgaaagtaaaagaatataaaagagcTAATACACGATATGCAATAAGAGCCTCTCTATAAAgagcctaaaacagtgcctgttTAAAGTGGGTgagcttgggacacctgggtggcgcagtcgttaagcgtctgccttcggctcagggcgtgatcccagcgttctgggttcgagccccgcatcaggctcctccgctgggagcctgcttcttcctctcccactccccctgcttgtgttccctctctcgctggctgtctctctgtcaaataaataaataaataaaatcttttaaaaacaataaaatgggtGAGCTTAAGGCATGTAAACTGTACTGTTAAAACAGGGGcggcctgggtggtgcagtcagttaagcacccaactcttggtttctcgggccttgatctcagggtcgtgggatcgagccccgcatcaggctctgaggtcagtgtggagtctgcctgagattctcatTCCTTCCCcgtctgtctgcccctccccctgctctctctctctaaaaacaaataaaatcttaaaaaaaataaacagttgaaaCAAGCAAACACAATCTGGGACCACAGCAAGTGCTCCACAAGTATTCCTTGTGACACATGGGGGACGCAGCGGGGGCTCCTTCGGGAACTGTCCCCAGAGCAGTGCCGGTCCTGTTCTCATCCGGCTCAGAGTCCACAAGTCCACTGAGGACACAGACCCATCCCCCTCAGTGGTCAGGCCGGGGTGGGGGAGCCCAGAGAGCTTTAGGAGCCCAGCGGGGGCACCTGACCCAGCCTGGgggggggtcagggagggcttctcagAACGGGGGACACGGTGGTGACCTGGGGGACAAGGAGTTACCTGGCAGAACAGGGAGCCACCGCTGACCCCCTGCCATCACTGTTTGCTCTCCCTGAATCATCCAGTCGAATCTTCAAGTTTTTTTAtgatccccattttccagatgaggaaactgaggcacggacaGTTTGAGGGATTGACTCAAGACACACGGGTAGGAGCGGGGGCTGGGCACAACTTGCCAAGGAGGGAGCAGGCTCCTCATGGCCCCTGGGGACTGGATGGGGTGCGGGAGGGGGACACACTTCCCTCCCCAacgtctacacacacacacacacacacacacacacacacacacacacacacacacaaagaggccAGGATTTGGAAAGTGTGTCTCATGCGGGgcgggaggaagggagggaggttgAATCAGTGTGGGAACGAGAATCGTGGCAGCGTCCCCGGGGCGCACAGCTACGACACTCACCAGGAACACAGCTGTCCGCACATCCACAGCGCCTACTGTGTGTCACCCAAAGTACTCCGCGGCTTGGACATTTAATGTGAGCCCTCCGTGCAACACACGGGGCTGCCGCTATCATGATTCTCCTTTGGCAGATGAGACTGAGACAGGGACAGCGCAGCGCTCGCCCAAAGCCCGCGACTTAACCACAGCAGATCCTGGAGTGGGACGTACCCGAGGCGCCACCAGGCTACCGTCACACACAAGTGTGGACGCAGGTTTGAAACACAGAGCCAGCCACGCACCCCTCCAGGGCACGCATGTGTGCACCCACATCCAGACACAAGCATAGCCGCAGGCTCCAAGTTGCGGACTcccagactctctctctcttctctctctctctctctctctctctctctctctctctcgcgcgcgcgcgcgcgcgcgcgcacacacacaaagacacaacATCATATACAGAGATATACTCAGACACAGCCACACACAGTCCAACAAAATCCCCTCAGTCCTACGCAGTCCTACACAGCCACACAGGTCACACAAAGGGACAACCACAAGCACCCCGCCCccgacacacagacacacaacctCAGAGTCATACCCACCATGACTCGTTCTCCCAGACACACACCAAGTCATCCACATTTCCACACACACATTCAGGTGCATTTCACAGCACAATTGCGCAGAGACACAGTCATGCACAATCCCACAAAGTCCCCCACGGTCCCCAGAGCCCTTCGGAGCCACACAAAGTGACATCCAGCTACAATTAGAGGCACTGgctcccagacacacacacacacacacacacacacacacacacacacatccacccaGACAGACTGACAgactcttctcttcctctactcAATCTGCCAGGGAAAGAGACCCATTTCTctactctctcctcctccccacaaccTTGGTCCCCCACCTGGCACCCCTCTtgctctcccctctgctctcccaggccCAGTCCCCCATGGCACCCCCGGAGCTCCCAGCCCGCCCTCTTGCCTCCCCCCTCGGGCTGGCAGCTCGCCCTCCGATCGCTTTTGCAGCTGCCCCCTGCCTGTCTCCCAGGGGGACACGCGCCCGCTGGGCAGCAGCCAGGGACACCGTCACCCTCCGCGCTCCCGCCCTGCCCATTGGCCCAGCCTCCCGTCCCCTCTGCCCCACAACGCAGCCTCCTTTGCCCCAGTCCCAGCCTCCTTTGCCCCAGTCCCAGGCCTCGACGCCGAGCCAGCGCGGGACAGAAACTGCGGGGTGGCTGGTGGGGGGTGGCGCAGATGCTGAGcgggctgggcaggggtgggggctggctcCCCCGGAGGCCCAGCTGGAATTCACCCCCCGCCGCTCCCCCTGCACAGCTGTTTATAAATTCCAGGCCCGGCCTTGGCCCACGCCCAGAttccccctcccaacccctgcTCAGCCCCATCTATGGTCCAGAGGTGGAGCCAGGAGaatgcccagggcctggggcctccctgctaggcctctgcttcctctctgggtctcctgTGTCTCCGTACGGCTGCCCGCGCTCGGAGTCTTGTGTCTAACTTTgcgtgtctccctctgtctctcttgatCTCTCCCTCCGCACCCTCTAGACCAGCCCAGACACGGAGCTGCGCCTGCTCTCACGTGCTCGTGCACACGCCTCCCCGGGCCCTCTACGTGCACAGACACGGGGCATCACAGCCTTCCACCGGCTCCCTTCTGCTGCCCGGCCAGCTCAGGGCCAGCTGTCACAGGCCCGAGGCCCAGCAGAGGCCCAGCcgcctcctccctcagacccagcaGCCTGGCTCCACTCACCCCGGCTCACTCTCTGTTTGGCGCCTGACAGGATGCCCGGGGTGTCGATGATACTGATACTCTCCAGGACCTGATTGGGGAGCTGGGCACACATGAAcctgaggcagagggaaaatcGGGGTCAAcgcagggagaggcaggaggagaggaccCCTAGAAGGGAAACCAGGACCGCACAGAGGGCGAATCAGgtacagagaagggaagaatcCAGAAAGATCAGGACAGACAataagaactattaaaaaaaaaaattcaggggcgcctgggtggcgcagtcgttaagcgactgccttcggctcagggcgtgatcccggcgttatgggatcgagccccacatcaggctcctctgctgtgagcctgcttcttcctctcccactccccctgcttgtgttccctctctcgctggctgtctctatctctgtcaaataaataaataaaatcttaaaaaacacaaatccaGAGCTGACGTTTGCTGCGCACTTACTGTGTGCTACGTGCTGTGCTGTGCACTTTACACGTGAGCGGGGACTAGGGttatcctcattttccagatgtggataagagaggcacagagaggttaggtcactTGGCCAAGGCCGCCCAGGTAGAGAGGAGGTggacccaggcaggctggctccacTGGCTTCCCTGCACCCCTTGAGGCgacaggaagggggaggagcaggaagagaggagggaattGGAGCGCAAAAGAAAGCAACACAGGCAGGGATGGGGGCCGGGGAGCTGCACCCTGGCTCTCGACCTGAGCTGCGTACCTGTTGAGGAAGGTGTTCCCGAAAGGGTTGAGCTTGCGGAAGGGCTTGTCTGGGTCAACCACAAGGGCGTTGCCCGGCACAGTGCCCTCGGTGTCCCCATGCATGACGGCCACGAAGCAGTCGGTGGTGGGCTCGGGCCCCACGCGGGAGCCCGGCACCTCCTGCTCTAACAGGTACTGGATGAAGCTCGTCTTGCCCGTGCTGTACTGGCCGGCCACCAGCACCATGGGCTTGCCGTCGAAGTCGGCATCCTCCAGGGCCGGCGAGTGGAAGGCGCCGAACCGGTAGTGCTCCTCGAGGGGCAGCAGCTTGGTGCGGTAGAGCTCCTTGAGGGACGAGGTCACCGTGCGGATGGCCTCGGGCTGCTGGCCCCGCGCCCCGCCTCGCTTCAGCCAGCTGAACATGGTGGCCGCACACTGCGCACTGGGCTCGCCGAGGGGGACGTGCAGGGGAGAGCTGCCTGCAGGAGAGGGGGGCAGGGTGTCGATGAGGGCCTGCCTGgcggaggagaaggaggagaagcaaggGAGACGGAAGGTGGaatgggtggaggaggaggggcgaatgaggagagggggagcagcagggggcaCGGGAGGGCAGGAGGTGACAGTTCCGTGGAGGAAGAAGGCGATTATTccagctggaggaagagaaagagattaaaGGTGGGATGATTGAAGAAGCAGGACTGATGGTGGGAGACCAAGGGACGATGGCCAAAGGGAAGGATGCAGAAGCTGCCTGGAAGAAATGTTCCCTTCATCCGCtcattctttccatccttcctcctccctccctcccctcagccatCTTTTCACACATTTTCACTGAAATCACCCCATGTGTCAGGAGCTATGGATCCAAAAACAGGCCTGAGACGGGCCCCTTTCCACTCAAAGCCCGCATGGAGGAGACGACCTGGCAGCAAGCAGCCAGTGATGCCTGGGAAATGGCAGGCAGTGGACTTGTGGGCACCAGATGGGGACATGGCGAACTAACCACGGGATCAGCAAACTCTGGCTGAGCCGACTTTTGAACTGCTCCCTTTCATGCACAACAGGGGTACCGTGCAAGACAGGCAGAGAGGACGGTGTGTGTCAAGGCCCCGAGCTGTGAAGTGCGTGGAGGGGGTTGCTGGACACAGGAGAGGTGAGAAATAAGgctgaggagcgcctgggtgcaCCCAGGTCATAGGGGCCTCGGGTGATCACACGATTAATAACGTTTATGATCACTACATGCAGACACTGctctaactcatttaatcttcctaacaACGTGGTAAGGCAGGGTTATTATTGTCCCCACGTTTCTAACTCACAAAGGGGGCTCACGAAGATAgcaataacttgcccaagatcacttgGTTAGAAAGTGCTCAGTCTGGGACACCAGGCCACCTGACCTTGGAACCTGTGCTCTTATCTGAGTTAGGAAGAGAGAATTACCAACCCAGCAGCAACAAGCACCCCTAGCTCCCAGACTGTGCTCTTTATAGTccctatcttttcattctctgtaggatctgtagtgatgtcccctctttcattcctgatatcagtcatttgtgtctttctttttctttttcttcctcgaTCAGTCTAAGTAGAAGCTTataattttactgatcttttcacgGAACCAGGTTTTGCTCAGATTGGAGTCTCCAAAtaccattttccattaaaaagcaaaaaaataggaattcttggagaaatggctgattccaaggCTGGGGCAGGTGAAGCACAAACGAGCCTGATCAGGTAGTGGGAAGGTGCTCAAAGATGGGAGAGGCATGCCACAGGGACACAGGGACCAGCCTGAAGGAGCTCCTACTGGCCAAAGATGGGACGATTTGAGCATCAAAATTACCTGCaaatcaaaaatgttaaaatccataaaatcacaatgatacttaaaggaaa
It contains:
- the EHD2 gene encoding EH domain-containing protein 2, which gives rise to MFSWLKRGGARGQQPEAIRTVTSSLKELYRTKLLPLEEHYRFGAFHSPALEDADFDGKPMVLVAGQYSTGKTSFIQYLLEQEVPGSRVGPEPTTDCFVAVMHGDTEGTVPGNALVVDPDKPFRKLNPFGNTFLNRFMCAQLPNQVLESISIIDTPGILSGAKQRVSRGYDFPAVLRWFAERVDLIVLLFDAHKLEISDEFSEAIGALRGHEDKIRVVLNKADMVETQQLMRVYGALMWALGKVVGTPEVLRVYIGSFWSQPLLVPDNRRLFELEEQDLFRDIQGLPRHAALRKLNDLVKRARLVRVHAYIISYLKKEMPSVFGKENKKKQLILKLPVIFAKIQLEHHISPGDFPDCQKMQELLMAHDFTKFHSLKPKLLEALDEMLTHDIAKLMPLLRQEELESTEVGVQGGAFEGTHMGPFVERGPDEALEDGEEGSDDEAEWVVTKDKSKYDEIFYNLAPADGKLSGTKAKTWMVGTKLPNSVLGRIWKLSDVDRDGMLDDEEFALASHLIEAKLEGHGLPTNLPRRLVPPSKRRHKGSAE